The Deinococcus wulumuqiensis R12 genome has a window encoding:
- a CDS encoding L-threonylcarbamoyladenylate synthase, whose product MSAPALPTMSDVAPDPDLFRAAAQILDRGGVVAYPTETVWGLAARPAAAAELYRRKGREADKPLQLSCLDAATALALAVPSPALLALSGCWPGPLTVVTPGQPERLRAWGAGAGAVAPDGWLGLRVPAHPVALALLRAAGGVLATTSLNPSGQAAASSQAEAEAYALADLLLPDVPDAAGQAPRPLAVPSTVLRLPAPGEQVARVLREGGLGRAELAARLAPLGVRVETL is encoded by the coding sequence ATGTCCGCGCCCGCCCTGCCGACCATGTCCGACGTTGCCCCCGACCCTGACCTTTTTCGCGCCGCCGCCCAGATTCTCGACCGGGGGGGCGTGGTCGCCTACCCCACCGAAACCGTCTGGGGCCTGGCCGCCCGCCCCGCCGCTGCCGCCGAACTCTACCGCCGCAAGGGGCGCGAAGCCGACAAGCCTCTGCAACTCTCCTGCCTGGACGCGGCCACCGCCCTGGCCCTGGCCGTGCCCAGCCCCGCACTCCTTGCCCTCAGCGGGTGCTGGCCGGGGCCGCTGACCGTCGTGACGCCCGGCCAGCCCGAGCGGCTGCGGGCGTGGGGCGCGGGAGCAGGGGCCGTCGCTCCGGACGGCTGGCTGGGCCTGCGGGTGCCCGCGCATCCGGTGGCGCTGGCGCTGCTCCGGGCCGCCGGGGGCGTGCTGGCGACCACCAGCCTCAACCCCAGCGGTCAGGCGGCGGCCAGTTCCCAGGCCGAGGCCGAGGCCTACGCCCTGGCCGACCTGCTTTTGCCGGATGTTCCGGACGCGGCGGGACAGGCCCCCCGGCCCCTGGCCGTGCCGAGCACCGTGCTGCGGCTGCCCGCACCGGGCGAGCAGGTGGCCCGTGTGCTGCGGGAAGGGGGCCTGGGCCGCGCCGAACTCGCCGCGCGGCTGGCCCCGCTGGGCGTGCGGGTGGAAACGCTTTGA
- the scpB gene encoding SMC-Scp complex subunit ScpB, with amino-acid sequence MSTDTSPPERAAGSPQALIGAALLAAGRPVRLRELASVLGLGEDAALRAVQAFGAALDAAGLGMALEAVAGGYRLIVPPPLAGHLAPLLAPPPLPTLSSAALEVLAIIAYRQPVTRAEIEAMRGASAGTVLTLQERELVKVVGRSDAVGQPLLYGTTEKFLLEFGLSSLQELPPLQGADFSHLLRS; translated from the coding sequence TTGAGCACGGACACCTCCCCTCCAGAGCGAGCGGCGGGGTCGCCCCAGGCCCTGATCGGGGCCGCGCTGCTGGCGGCGGGGCGTCCCGTACGGCTGCGCGAACTGGCGAGCGTGCTGGGACTGGGCGAGGACGCGGCGCTGCGGGCGGTGCAGGCGTTCGGGGCCGCGCTGGACGCCGCCGGACTGGGCATGGCCCTGGAAGCCGTGGCGGGCGGCTACCGCCTGATCGTGCCGCCGCCGCTGGCCGGGCACCTCGCCCCGCTGCTGGCCCCCCCACCGCTGCCGACCCTGAGCAGCGCCGCGCTGGAAGTGCTGGCGATCATCGCCTACCGCCAGCCGGTCACGCGGGCCGAGATAGAAGCGATGCGCGGGGCGAGCGCGGGCACGGTGCTCACCTTGCAGGAACGTGAACTGGTCAAGGTGGTGGGCCGCAGCGACGCCGTGGGCCAGCCGCTGCTCTACGGCACCACCGAGAAATTCCTGCTGGAATTCGGCCTGAGCAGCCTTCAGGAGTTGCCGCCGCTTCAGGGCGCCGATTTCTCGCACCTCCTGCGCAGTTGA
- a CDS encoding DUF4388 domain-containing protein codes for MTLSNLADFDVLQLLLLLAQGKRTGVLRVQRPGALFQCWLEGGQVRRVSLRRLRGAPGESDLEGAEALVGLLREPSGHFQFDEGVRSAHRPLDVPLDVVAYAALRELPAPELPFTGPARVTDPARLAAFPWSLSEWEVLDRIRAQVPLGDLAADPGAAALAARLARLGLLRERRLRTARLLVAVTHEVAGAVLVDAMIVERWKGDLGRLPEHVGVRDEGGKSYRFPVRGHPEVGALILIPPDVLTKTRLQAGESVLVKPA; via the coding sequence ATGACCCTGAGTAATCTTGCAGATTTCGATGTCCTGCAACTGCTGCTGCTGCTGGCCCAGGGCAAACGCACCGGGGTCTTGCGGGTGCAGCGGCCCGGCGCCCTGTTTCAGTGCTGGCTTGAAGGGGGACAGGTGCGGCGGGTGTCGCTGCGTCGGCTGCGGGGCGCGCCGGGGGAAAGTGACCTGGAAGGGGCCGAGGCCCTCGTGGGGCTGCTGCGGGAGCCGAGCGGACACTTTCAGTTCGACGAAGGTGTGCGCAGTGCGCACCGCCCGCTCGACGTGCCCCTCGACGTGGTGGCCTACGCCGCGCTGCGCGAGCTGCCTGCGCCCGAACTGCCGTTTACCGGCCCGGCCCGCGTGACCGACCCCGCACGGCTGGCGGCCTTTCCCTGGTCGCTGTCCGAGTGGGAGGTGCTGGACCGGATTCGGGCGCAGGTGCCGCTGGGCGACCTCGCCGCCGACCCCGGGGCCGCGGCCCTCGCCGCTCGCCTGGCGCGTCTGGGCCTGCTGCGCGAGCGGCGGCTGCGCACCGCCCGGCTGCTGGTCGCGGTCACGCACGAGGTCGCGGGAGCCGTGCTGGTCGACGCCATGATCGTGGAGCGCTGGAAAGGCGACCTGGGGCGGCTGCCGGAGCACGTGGGCGTACGCGACGAGGGCGGCAAGAGCTACCGCTTTCCCGTGCGCGGGCACCCCGAAGTGGGAGCGCTGATTCTGATTCCGCCCGACGTGCTCACCAAAACGCGCTTGCAGGCCGGGGAGAGTGTGCTGGTCAAACCGGCCTGA